CGATGACGTCGCGCTTGAAGGCCTCGACGTCGAGCTGCGCGAACGCCTCGCCGTAGTCGAAGTCCTCACCGAGGGGGTTGCCCTTCTCGTTCTGCTTGTGCAGCACGGACACGTCGACCTGCTCCGGCCACCAGTCCTTGTTGGTCAGCGGAGCGTGCGCCTTGGGCTCGGGCGACGAAATGATCGGATTCTCGGATTCGCTGTGGCTCGCGGTCTTGGCATCCGAATGCGGTGGGCGGGCATCGGAGGTATCTGACGACACGGTGTTTCCCTTCATAGTGCGTACATCTTGTGGTGATGGGCTGCGATCACAGGTGTGATCAGGAACTGTTGGCGGTGGAGTACTCGGGCGCGCAGGCAGGGCACCGGCCCCAGTAGATGACTTCGGCCTCGTCGAGCACGAAACCGTCGAGCGCGTCGTGATCGGACGGCATCAGGCATGGCGCCTCGCCGACCGCGCAGTCCACGTCGGCGATCGTCCCGCAGGAGCGGCAGACCACGTGGTGGTGGTTGTCACCGACGCGGGATTCGTAGCGGGCGACCGAACCCGACGGCTGGATACGCCGGATCAGGCGTGCTCCGGTCAGGGCGTGCAGAACGTCGTAGACGGCCTGCCGCGACACGTCGGGCAGCATTGCTCGCACTGAGGCGAAGATGGTCTCGGTGTCTGCGTGGGGATGAGCGTGGACGGCCTCGAGCACGGCGACCCGGGGACGGGTGACGCGCAGATCGGCGCCCCGCAACTGGTCTACGTACTCGGGGGGTGACGACACAACAGCCATACCACCCGCTTTTTTGGAATTAGTCAAGACTTGGGCCGTGGGTGTTTCGGGGTGGCCCGCTCAGTCACCTGCCCGCCAAGGGGCGCCGTTGCGCGAACACCGCCCCACGCCAAGCACATTCGAGTCATCGCGATGAGCGGGGTGCTTACCAGCCCCGGCACCACTCCATTCACCGGTTGGCGGCGTCACACCCCACTACTATCGCGGGGTGGCCAAACTCGAGCTGACCCGCGAGCTCTCGTTGCACCCGGACGACGCCTGGGCGCACGCGTCCAACCTCGCCGAGATGGGGGACTGGCTCGTGATGCACGAAGGGTGGCGCAGCGACCTGCCGGACGGCCTGACCGCGGGGACGAAGATCATCGGCGTCGCCGGCGCCAAGGGGATGCGCAACCGCGTCACGTGGACCATCAGGATGGTCGATCCGCCCACGCTGCTCGAGGTCGACGGCAAAGGGGTGGGGGGGACCAGGTACGGCTTGAAGATGGCGGTGCGTCCTACCTCGTCGGGCTGCGCATTCACCGTCACCCTCGAACTCGGGGGCGCACCGCTGTTCGGTCCGATCGGCGCCGCCGCCGCCCGCGCCGTCAAGGGCGACATCGAGCGGTCGATCAGCCGCTTCGAGGAGCTCTACGTCTGAGCGGTTCCCGCCGGCACGCCTCCGACGGGCGCACGGCACCGTCGGAGTGACGAGTGCGCGGCTTACGTAACGTGGTGGCGCTTCCGAGCGCCGGTTTTCGCCGTGACGTTACGCAGACGGCTTACCAAGCCGCATCATTCGTCGTCGCGCCGCCCGAGCGCGGCGCGGATCATCGGGAGAAACCATCCCGACAGCGGCCACACCGCGGCGAGCGCCACCGCGCACAGCACGCTGACGGCGTTGAAGACGAGGCGGTCACGCCGGCTGCGGTCGTCGTCACCGAACTGCCGCCGCAGCAGCGCCGCCGTGGTCAACAACCATCCGCCCAAGTACAGGGCGATGAGCAGATACCTCATCACTCGCCGTTGTACACCACCGCCGGCCGACTCGCCTCCACGTGTTGCCGTCGGTCTCACGGTAAGCCCCTAGACTGACCGCCCGTGGGCATCGTCTTGGGTTTCGCGCCGTGGGTCGTGTACTGGGTTCTGATGGGCAACGTCCCGTTCCTCCTCGCAGCCGTGGCCGCCTTGCTGGTCGCGGTCGCCGCGTTGCTGCTTGGCCCGGCCCGGCACGCGCCGGGCCGCACCCTGGACATCGGCGCCGCGGCCACATTCGCCGTTCTGACCGTGCTGACGCTGCTGGTGGGCGACTCGTTCGCCGAGCGGTGGCTGGCGCCGCTCAGCTTCGCGGGCATCTTCCTCACCGCGCTGGTGGGCGTGCTCACCAAACACCCCTTCGTCCGAGAGTTCGCCGCGGCCGGGCAGCCCAGGGAGATCGTCGACACCGATCTGTTCGAGCAGATCACCGGTCGGCTCACCTGGATCTGGGTCGGTGTGTTCGCGGCCATGGCAGTCTCGGCCGCGATCCCGCCGCTGGTCCGCAGCGATGCGTCGATCCTCGACACCGAGACACCGCTGACCTTCGTCTGCTACTGGCTCATCCCGTTCCTGCTCGTGGCCGCCGGCGCGCTGGCCTCGCGGGTGCTTCCGGACCGGATGACGGCCGGCGCGGGCGACATCACCAGGAAGACGACGTTCGTCGCCTACAGCGAGGCGGCAATCGACGAGTTGTATTACCTGGCCCAAGAACACGTCAACCGGGAGGTGGGGGCGGGGCAGGAGGCCTACAGCGTGCAGGTCGGCGGGAAGGGGACGCCGCTGGTGGGCGACGAGTCCCGGCAGTCATGGCCCGCGACCTACAAGGTGCGCGAACGGCGCTGAGGCCCTCAGTCCTGAGCCGGGGGGTCGGTGATCGTCACACGGTCCCCGAGGCGGATCGTGCCCGAGCCCAGGATCCGGCACGCCGACCCCGCCCGCCTGCGCAGGGCCGCGGCCGCGCCGGCACCGATGTCGTCGTCGAGCAATCGGCAGGGCGCGAGTATGCGCACCACTTCGAGTTCGACGTCACCGATGGTCAGCCGGGTCCCTGGGCGGGTGGGGATGTCGCCCGCATCCACCGTGATGTTCCGCCGGGTTGCACCGTGGTCGAAGGCGTGTCCGAGATCATGGGCGGCGAGGTCGAGAAGTTCCGCGGACTGGATGGACACGTGCCGGTGTCGGGTTCCGTGGTAGCGGTCTCCGACCAGGCCCTTGCCTGCTTCGGCGACGACCTCGTCGACCGAGCGGACAGGCAGTCGCCGCGCCTTGGCGATGTGTATGGCGACGACGTTCACCGAGGCGATTGTACGGAGCGCTGTTCAGTCGAAAACACCGATCATGTTGAGTATCAACCCCACCGCGATGGCGAGAAAAATGAGGGCGAACACCGCGATCGCGACGATCGAGGTGACCGATCCCGCCGTGAAACGGTGCCGGGGATTCTCTTCGACTTTTCCGATCCCGGACATCTGGTCGGAGTCCGGCGGTGTGGCCCCGGGCGTCACCCCACCACCTGGTTCCAGGTCCGGTGTCTGTGCCGGCTCGGGGTCCGGGGGTATCGCTGTCATCGGTTTCTGGGCCTCCGTGGTCGGTGGGTATCGCCAGCTGACGTCAGCGCAGACGTACCCCGTCGCCACCGGCTCACACAGGGCCGCGGGTGGAATACCGCCGCCGCCCCATCACCGTTGTGTCTCACTACGGCATCTCTTCGCTCCGTTGCGCTACCGCAATTAGCAGGTGAGGTGTTACAGGAGGTACAAGTGATGCTGGTGGGGATTGCCCACCGTCGGATCGTTCGAGAGGTGAATGTGAGATGAGGCGCATCTACGCCGTCGTCATCTGTTTGGCGCTGTCGTTGGCGACAGCAGGCACCGCGAGTGCGGAGCTGTTCCCGCTGCCCACCCGGAACCAACAGGCGATCGACGTGGTCATCGCCCGCGCACTGTCCCAGCGCGGCGTCCCCTATGCCTACGGCGGCGGCAACACCGCCGGACCGTCGCTCGGCAATCCGGCGGGCAGCAGCGCTCCCGAACCGGCCGTGACACCGCCCGGGGTGATCCCGGTCGACGGCACGCCGGCCGCCATTCCGGTGGCGGGCCTGCCCGGATCGGTCCCGGGTCTGGCGTTGGCCCCCGCACCCAAACCGCAGGTCGTCGGTTTCGACGCTTCGGGGCTGATGGTCTATGCCTTCGCCGGTGCGGGCCTGAAGATCCCGCGGACCTCGGGCGATCAGTACCTGGTCGGCCGCAAGGTGCTGCCGTCGCAGGCACTGCCCGGTGACCTGATCTTCTACGGTCCCAACGGCACGCAGAGCGTCGCGATGTTCATCGGTGGGGGACAGATGGTGGAGGCCACCGATCCCGGGGTGCAGATCTCCCCGGTGCGCACCAACAACATGGCGCCGTACCTGGTGCGCTACATCGACTGACTCGTAGGCCGAGTTCGCGAGTTCTACCTGAGGGTCGTTGACCGGTGACTGGCACAACCCTCAGGTAGAACT
Above is a window of Mycolicibacterium baixiangningiae DNA encoding:
- a CDS encoding Fur family transcriptional regulator, with product MSSPPEYVDQLRGADLRVTRPRVAVLEAVHAHPHADTETIFASVRAMLPDVSRQAVYDVLHALTGARLIRRIQPSGSVARYESRVGDNHHHVVCRSCGTIADVDCAVGEAPCLMPSDHDALDGFVLDEAEVIYWGRCPACAPEYSTANSS
- a CDS encoding type II toxin-antitoxin system Rv0910 family toxin — encoded protein: MAKLELTRELSLHPDDAWAHASNLAEMGDWLVMHEGWRSDLPDGLTAGTKIIGVAGAKGMRNRVTWTIRMVDPPTLLEVDGKGVGGTRYGLKMAVRPTSSGCAFTVTLELGGAPLFGPIGAAAARAVKGDIERSISRFEELYV
- a CDS encoding MOSC domain-containing protein translates to MNVVAIHIAKARRLPVRSVDEVVAEAGKGLVGDRYHGTRHRHVSIQSAELLDLAAHDLGHAFDHGATRRNITVDAGDIPTRPGTRLTIGDVELEVVRILAPCRLLDDDIGAGAAAALRRRAGSACRILGSGTIRLGDRVTITDPPAQD
- a CDS encoding DUF6480 family protein, whose amino-acid sequence is MTAIPPDPEPAQTPDLEPGGGVTPGATPPDSDQMSGIGKVEENPRHRFTAGSVTSIVAIAVFALIFLAIAVGLILNMIGVFD
- the ripD gene encoding NlpC/P60 family peptidoglycan-binding protein RipD, translated to MRRIYAVVICLALSLATAGTASAELFPLPTRNQQAIDVVIARALSQRGVPYAYGGGNTAGPSLGNPAGSSAPEPAVTPPGVIPVDGTPAAIPVAGLPGSVPGLALAPAPKPQVVGFDASGLMVYAFAGAGLKIPRTSGDQYLVGRKVLPSQALPGDLIFYGPNGTQSVAMFIGGGQMVEATDPGVQISPVRTNNMAPYLVRYID